AGAAGCTGAAGGTGTACCGCGGCTCGGCTCATCCCCACCAGGCACAGAAGCCAACGACTCTCGCGCTCCGAACGCGCACCCCCCGATGAGTCTCGTCGACTTGGGCCTCCAGCAATCTGAAGAAAGAATCTTCGCGACAAAGGGGTGTGGCCCCGTCGCGCCGTCGGCCGATCGGCCATCGTACGACGATCACACCCTCGTCGACGGCACTCTGGGAAGGAGATCGTAGGCTTGGCGTCGGGCAACATTCAGTACTACGGAACGGGCAAGCGGAAATCATCCATTGCACGCGTCTATCTCCGTCCGGGTCGTGGCGACATCCGGATCAACAAGAGGACCGTGGACGAGTACTTCAGAAGCGAAGCTCTGAAGATGATCGTCAAGCAGCCGCTAGCGCTCACCGAATCTACGAGCAAGTTCGACATCTACGCCAACATCCAGGGCGGGGGGCTCACGGGTCAAGCCTGGGCGATGCGCCTCGGCATTGCGCGCGCTCTCTGCGAGTTCAATCAGGAGCTGCGACCGCGCCTGAAAGAGGGCGGTTTTCTAACACGCGACTCGCGCATCAAGGAGCGAAAGAAGTACGGCCAGCCGGGCGCTCGGAAGCGCTTCCAGTACTCGAAGCGTTGACGACCTCGCCCTGGGCCACGCGGGCCACTTTCGATCGAAAGGGAGGTTTTTTGGCATCGATAACGATGAAGGAGCTGCTCGAAGCCGGTGTGCACTTCGGGCACCAGACGAAACGGTGGAACCCCAAGATGAAGGAGTACATCTTCGGGGAGCGGAACGGCATCTACATCGTCGACCTCCAGAAGACCCTTCGCCTGTTCAAGGACGCCCTCTCCTATGCGACCCGACTCGGCGCCGAGGGAAAAACGGTGCTGTTCGTGGGAACCAAGCGCCAAGCGCA
This window of the Vicinamibacteria bacterium genome carries:
- the rpsI gene encoding 30S ribosomal protein S9, which encodes MASGNIQYYGTGKRKSSIARVYLRPGRGDIRINKRTVDEYFRSEALKMIVKQPLALTESTSKFDIYANIQGGGLTGQAWAMRLGIARALCEFNQELRPRLKEGGFLTRDSRIKERKKYGQPGARKRFQYSKR